The stretch of DNA GACCAGGCGAATCCTTCGACGACCACACAGTCGACCACGACGACGCGCACGCAGCGTGGCACCAAGGCACGTGACCGTACGCGTGGCACGACTTCGGGTACGACGTCGGGCACCATGAGTGGCACGACAGGCGATACCGGTACGACGGGCAGCACGATGTCGGGCACGACCGGCAGCACGATGGGTGCCGACACGATGGGCGGCACCACGGGTACCACGACCGGGACGATGGGTGGCACTACGGGCGGAACGATGGGCGGCACCACCGGTGGTACCATGGGTGGGACGACCGCCGGCGGGACCATGGGTTCGACCACGGGCGGAGCGACCGGCACCACCCCGCCGCGCTGATCCTACCCCTTTCGACTGATAAAAGCCGGGCGAGCGATCGCCCGGCTTTTTTGTGTCGGCGTGGGTCTCAGTCAGAGAAGGGATCGCGGACGAGGATCGTATCGGCACGCTGCGGGCTGGTCGAGACCAACGTAACCGGACAGCGGATCAGCTCTTCGATGCGGCGAATATACTTGATCGCCTGCGCGGGCAGGTCGGCCCAGCTGCGCGCACCGGCGGTCGTCTCCTGCCAGCCTTCCATCGTCTCGTAGATCGGCTCGACCAGCGCCTGGTCAGCCGCGTGCGCGGGAAAATAATCGAGCGTCTCGCCGCGCAGCTTGTAGCCGGTACAGATCGAAACGGTCTCGAACCCGTCGAGCACGTCGATCTTGGTCAACGCGATCCCGGTGATGCCACCGACCGCCGCCGCCTGACGCACCAAAACCGCGTCGAACCAACCACAGCGGCGCTTCCGTCCCGTGACGGTGCCGAACTCATGGCCGCGAACGCCAAGCCGCTCGCCGGTCTCGTTCTCCAGCTCGGTCGGGAACGGCCCCGAACCGACGCGCGTCGTATAAGCCTTGGCGATACCAAGCACGAAGCCGACCGCGGATGGCCCGAGGCCCGACCCGCCGGCCGCTGCGCCTGCGATGGTGTTCGACGAGGTGACGAACGGATAGGTGCCGTGATCGACGTCGAGCAGCACGCCCTGCGCGCCCTCGAACAGGATCCGCTTGCCGGCCGAGCGCGCGGCATTGAGGTCGCGCCAGACGGGCTTGGCGAACGGGAGGACGAAACCAGCGATCTCGCGGAGTTCGGCGATCAGGCGCTCGCGATCGATCGGCGGTTCGCCGAACCCAGCGCGGAGTGCGTCGTGATGCGCGGTGAGGCGATCGAGCTGCGGGCCGAGATCGTCGAGATGCGCGAGATCGCAGACGCGGATCGCACGGCGACCGACCTTGTCCTCATACGCAGGCCCGATGCCGCGACGCGTGGTGCCGATCTTGCCGGCGCCGCTGGCGTCCTCGCGCAGACCATCGAGATCGCGGTGGAACGGCAGGATCAACGCGCAGGTATCGGCGATCCGCAGCGTTTCCGGCGTCGCGGTGACGCCTTGCGCGCCAAGCCGGGCGATCTCGTCCTTCAGCGCCCAGGGATCGAGCACCACGCCGTTGCCGATGAACGACGGCGTGCCGCGCACGATGCCGGACGGCAGCAGCGACAATTTATAGACGTTTTCGCCGACGACCAAAGTGTGGCCGGCGTTATGCCCGCCCTGGAACCGCACGACCATGTCGGCACGCTCGGCGAGCCAGTCGACGATCTTGCCCTTGCCTTCGTCGCCCCATTGCGCGCCGATGACTGCTACGTTGGCCAAACTCTATCTCCTGAGGATTACGCGCAGCGCCTACAGCGCGCGGGGCTCGCCTGCTACCCATAGATGGGTGCAGACTTGTGCTTCGGGGGTGTCGCCGGCTTCGAGTGCCGCAACGGTGACCCAGCCTTGCGCGCGCATTTGGGCGCCTTCGGTGGCGGGGGTGCCGAACGGGAGGAAGAGGCGGCGGCGATCGACGGTGGCGACTCGCTCGACGAGTGCATCGGCGAACAGCGAAAAGCCCGTCGCGGCTTCCTCGGCGCCGTTCTCGTGAACGACGGTGTAGGTGCCACCCCGCCCCACTTCACGCGCGCTGCCGTCGGCGAAGAGCGAGAAGCCGAGCCAGCTCTGGTATTCGAAGCCGTGCCGCTCAGTCGGGTCGAGCGTGAGCGCCACGCGCCCGTCGAGCGCCGCGGCAATCCGCGCGAGACCATCGAGGCGCGACGCCAGCGCACCAGTCGTGTCGAAGGCCCGGAGGCGGTCCATCGCTTGGTCGAACGGCCCGGCGGCTTCGATCAGCGGGAGGTAGGCTGGCGCGAGTGCGGCTACGGCGCCTGCATCCTTCGCGTCGAGACGATCGCGCAAGGTGGCAATCTGCTCGGGCGCCACGGGGAGCGGCCCAGCGGCGAGCGTCGACACCAGATCGGGCAGCGTGAAGTCGATCGAGGCGCCGGTGACGTCCGCGGCGGCGATCATGTCGACCGCGACAGCGACGAGTTCCTGGGCTGCGGCAACCGAGTCGAGGCCGATCAGCTCGCACCCGATCTGCCGGGTCTCACGGGCGGGCGCGAGTTGCGAGGCGCGGAGTTTCAGCACGGAACCGGCGTAGCTGAGGCGGACCGGCCGCGGGTGATGACCCATGCGCGTGGCCGCGATCCGCGCTACCTGCGCGGTGATGTCGGGCCGGATCGCGAGCGTGCGCTGCGACACCGGATCGACAAAGCGCACCGCATCGTGGAGTCCACCTGCCTTCAGCCGCATCTCGAGCCCGTCGGCAAATTCGGCGAGCGGTGGATCGACGCGCTCGTAGCCGTGCAGCCGCGCAGCTTCGAGCACGCGAGCTTCTAGCGCCGCGGCCGAATCGGCGAACGGGGGGAGGCGATCTCGGAAACCTTCGGGGAGGAGTGCGGTCACTGCGCATGCTCCGCAGAGAGGGCTGCCGATATGACGCACCAAACCCCGTCCATCCCGGACATGATGTCGGCGTTGCTGAACCGTATCACGCGATATCCCTGTCTTTGCAGCCAATCCGTTCGGCTTTCGTCGCGCGCTTGGTCAACATGCGTATCGCCGTCAACCTCGATGATCAGTTTGGCGTCGCGCGCGGCGAAGTCGGCGATGTAGGCGCCGATGACGAACTGGCGGGTGAATTTGGTGTTGGCGATCTGACGGTCGCGGAGATGGCGCCAGAGCTTAGCCTCGCCGGGGGTGGGCTCGCGCCGCATTCGCTTGGCACGGTCCAAGAGTAGGTCGTCGACCTTCACTGCTCCCTCTCCCCTCCGGGGAGAGGGTCGGGGTGAGGGGCGCCGCAAGCGTTGTCCTCTCCAACTGCCCCTCACCCAACCCTCTCCCCAAGGGGAGAGGGAGTCTTGTCAGAAGTTGAGGCCCATTGCGGTCTTCACGCCTGGCAGCGCGCGGACCTTCGTCAAGAGGTCCGGCGTCACGGCTTCGTCGACCGAGAGGAGAAGCACTGCCTCGCCACCGGCCGAACGCCGCCCGAGATGGAACGTGCCGATATTCACCCCAGCCTCGCCAAGCGCCGTCCCAAGACGACCGATGAACCCAGGCGCATCCTCGTTGACGACGTACAGCATCGGACCCGCCAAATCGGCCTCGATCTTGATCCCGAGCAGCTCGACCAGACGCGGCGCGGAATCGCCGAACAGCGTGCCGGCCACCGATCGCTCGCCATCCTCGGTCTTCACCGAAACGCGGAGCAGCGTGTGGTAGTCCGCCTCGCGCTCGGTGCGGACTTCACGGACTTCCAGGCCACGCTCGCGCGCCAGCACCGGCGCGTTGACCATGTTGACGGTTGCGGTCTGGGTCTGGAGATAGCCGGCGAGCACCGCGCTCACGATCGGCTTAGCGTTCAGCTCAGCCGCAGCGCCCTCGGTATGCACCGAAATCCGCGACACCGCACCAGTGGTCAGCTGGCCGACCAGCGAGCCGAGCTTCTCCGCCAGCGCCATGTACGGCTTCAACTTCGGCGCTTCCTCGGCCGACAGCGACGGCATGTTGAGCGCATTCGTAACGCCGCCCGACATCAGGAAATCGGCCATCTGCTCGGCGACCTGGATCGCGACGTTGACCTGCGCCTCGGTCGTCGACGCACCCAGATGCGGCGTGCTGACGAAGTTCGGCGTGTTGAACAAAGGCGACGCCTTGGCGGGTTCTTCCACGAACACGTCGAGCGCGGCGCCACCGACCTGCCCCGAGTCTAGCGCCGCCTTCAGCGCGACCTCGTCGATCAGGCCGCCGCGGGCGCAGTTGATGATCCGCACGCCCTTCTTGGTCTTGGCGAGCGCCTCGGCCGAGAGGATGTTGCGCGTCTGGTCGGTCAGCGGCGTGTGCAGCGTGATGAAGTCGGCGCGCGCGAGCAGGTCATCGAGCGTGACCTTCTCGACGCCGATCTCGATCGCGCGCTCGGGCGTCAGGAACGGATCGAACGCGACGACCTTCATTTTCAGACCGCGCGCACGGTCGGCGACGATCGAACCGATATTGCCCGCGCCGATCAGGCCGAGCGTCTTCGACGTCAGCTCGACGCCCATGAAACGATTCTTCTCCCACTTGCCGGCCTGCGTGGAAGCGTCAGCTTCCGGGAGTTGCCGGGCAAGCGCGAACATCAGCGCGATCGCGTGCTCGGCGGTGGTGATCGAGTTGCCGAACGGGGTGTTCATCACGACCACGCCCTTTGCCGAGGCGGCGGGGATGTCGACGTTATCGACGCCGATCCCGGCGCGGCCGACGACCTTGAGGTTGGTCGCGTGCTCGAGGATTTCCTTGGTCACCTTGGTCGAGCTGCGGATCGCGAGGCCGTCATACTCGCCGATGATCGCGATCAGTTCGGCGGGCGTCTTGCCGGTGATCTCGTCGACCTCGACGCCGCGCTCGCGGAAAATCTGGGCGGCGCGGGGATCCATTTTGTCGGAGATGAGGACTTTTGGCATGGGATTTCCTTCTTCTCCCTCTCCCCTCCGGAGAGAGGGTCGGGGTGAGGGGTGGTACGGGGAGGTGGCGCTATCGCTCCCTCTCCCCGTCGGGGAGAGGGCTGGGGTGAGGGGCTGTTCCGGGCGGAGCGCTGCGTGGCAGCCCCTCACCCAACCCTCTCCCCGAGGGGGAGAGGACTTTAGATCAGCCGGCCTTGGCGGTCGCGTAGGCCCAGTCGAGCCAGGGGCCGAGCGCTTCGATATCGGCGGTGTCGACGGTCGCGCCGCACCATATCCGCAAGCCCGGAGGCGCGTCGCGGTAACCCGCCACGTCATACGCCGCGCCGGCCTTCTCCAGCGCAGAGGCCATCGCCTTGATCAACGCCTCGTCCGCACCCTCGACCGTGAGGCACACGCTGGTCTTCGACCGCGTCGCCGGATCGATCGCCAGATGACCGAGCCAATCGCGCTCCGCCACGATCTTGTCCAACGCCGCCGCATTCGCATCCGAGCGCTTGATCAGACCATCTTCTCCGAGGGACTTCGCCCATTCGAGGCTGAAGATCGCGTCCTCGACCGCCAGCATCGACGGCGTGTTGATGGTCTCGCCCTTGAACACGCCCTCGGCCAGCTTGCCTTTCGACACGAGGCGGAACACCTTCGGCAACGGCCAGGCGGGGGTGTAGGTCTCCAGACGCTCGACTGCGCGCGGCCCGAGGATCAGCACGCCGTGCGCGCCCTCGCCGCCGAGCACCTTCTGCCACGAGAAGGTCGCGACATCGATCTTCGTCCAGTCGATGTCGTAGGCGAACACGCCGGAGGTCGCATCGGCGAACGAAAGGCCTTCGCGGTCGTCGGGGATCCAGTCCGCGTTGGGGACGCGCACGCCGCTGGTAGTACCGTTCCAGGTGAACAGCACGTCGTTCAACCAGTCGACCGCGTTCAGATCGGGCAGTTGGCCGTAATCGGCGCGCACGACGGTCGGGTCGATCTTGAGCTGCTTCACGGCATCCGTGACCCAGCCTTCGCCGAAGCTTTCCCAGGCGAGCGCCGTCACCGGCTTCGCGCCGAGCATCGTCCACATCGCCATCTCGTACGCGCCGGTGTCGGAGCCGGGGACGATGCCGATGCGGTGCGTATCGGGGAGCTTCAGCAGTTCGCGCATCAGGTCGATGCTGTACTGGAGGCGGGTCTTGCCGATCTTCGAGCGATGCGAGCGACCGAGCGATTCGGTGGCGAGCTTGTCCGCGGACCAACCCGGAGGTTTCGCGCAGGGACCGGAGCTGAAAAAGGGACGTGCCGGCTTGGTGGCAGGCAGTGCAGGCGCACCTGTAGCCGGTGCGTAGGTCGTATCCGTCAATGTATCTCTCCTCACAGAGAGCACGCGCGGCGTTGGGACCGCGTGGCCCGTCGCCGGCCCTAGCGGCGTTCGCCGGGGTGTCAACTCTTCTCCCTGCCGTTCGCCCTGAGCGAAGTCGAAGGGTCCCGTCCCTGCGGCGACCCGTCCCTGCGGCGAGATGCTTCGACTTCGCTCAGGGCGAACGGAGAAAGGGTGACAATCATACCCAAGGCGAGGATTATACGCCCATGTATCGCGTATTTTGTTCCCTTATCGTAACCCTTCTGCTCGCCGCCTGCGGACGCGCCGATCGGCCCACTGCCCCCACCAAGGCCCGCCCCAACCTGTCGGTGCCGAGCAATCGCGAGACCGCGCAATGCCTCGCCGATCTCCGCCAACTCCACGTATCGTTCCAGCTCCTGCCCGACCGTGAGACCGGTCCCGGTTGCGGTCTCGCCGGCACGGTCAAGCTGGTCGACATCGGCGTGCCGGTCGCCAACCTCACCGCGGTCCGCTGCGGCGCCGCGCGCGCGCTGATCGGCTGGACCCGCAACGCGGTCGCGCCGGCGGCGTACCAGATGCTCGGCAGCGAACTGGCGCGAATCGACAGCATGGGGAGCTATTCCTGCCGCAACGTCGTCGGCTCGGCGCGCAACGCGAGCCGGCGGTCGGGGCATGCGATCGCCAACGCGATCGATGTCGGCGGGTTCGTGCTGAAGGACGGGCGGCGTATCACCATGCTCAACGACTGGAATTCGTCCGATCCGCAGGTCCGGCAGTTTCTCCAGACGGTTCGCGCGTCGGCGTGCAAGCGGTTCGGCACGGTGCTGAGCCCGGACTACAACGCCGCGCACCGCAACCACCTCCACCTCGAAGACGATCGCGCTGGCTTTTGCCGCTAGCCCGAACAACTCCGTCATCCTGGGCTTGACCCAGGATCCAGAGCCAAAAGCGTTGCAGTCCGCAACTCTGGATCCCAGCTTTCGCTGGGATGACGGTTGCTTGAATGACAGGACTTTGGGTGACGCAGTCTAGCCCTGCCCTCCCGTTTCCACTAATCGCGCCTGAATGACCGATACACGTATACCGACACGCGTTTTCCCCAACGCCAGCCAGGACGCCGAGACCGCCAAGGACTCCGTTTCCACCCCGCAGACGCAGCACCCGCATTACCGTCTCGCCTTCCAGGACATGGATTTCCTGTTGCGCGAAGACCTGCGGCCGGTGCGGTTCCAGCTCGAATTGCTCAAGACCGAACTCGTCCTCGACGAGGCGAAGATCGGTTCGACCTTCGTGTTCTACGGCTCCGCGCGCATTCCCGAGCCGTCCAAGGCTCAGGCGCTGCTGAAACTCGCGACCGACGAGAAGTCGAAGAAGATCGCCGAGCGGCTGGTCGAGAAGTCGAAATATTACGATGTCGCGCGTGAACTCGCGGCGAAGGTCAGCGTGCTGCCGCGCGACGAGCGTGGCTGGCGGCAGTTCGTGGTCTGCTCAGGGGGCGGTCCATCGATCATGGAAGCGGCGAACCGCGGCGCGGACGACGTCGGTGCCGAGTCGATCGGGCTCAACATCGTCCTCCCGCACGAGCAGGCGCCGAACCCGTATGTCACGCCGTCGCTGTCGGTGCAGTTCCACTATTTCGCGCTGCGCAAGATGCACTTCCTGCTCCACGCCCGCGCGCTCGCCGCGTTTCCGGGCGGGTTCGGGACGTTCGACGAGCTGTTCGAGCTGCTGACGCTGATACAGACCGGCAAGATCCAGCCGATCCCCGTGCTGCTGTTCGGGCGCCAGTTCTGGGAGCGGGTCGTCAATTTCGATGCGCTGGTCGAGGAAGGCGTCGTCAGCGAGAAGGATCTCGGGATCTTCCGCTACGTCGAGACGGCCGACGAGGCCTGGGACGCAGTGCAGTCGTTCTACCGCGAGCGCGCCGAGAAGGAAGCCGCGGAGGGCTGACCTCCTGCTCCCTCTCCCCTTTCCGGGGAGAGGGCTGGGGTGAGGGGCAGTACCGGGCGCTGCACTGCTTGGCAGCCCCTCACCCCGACCCTCTCCCCGGAGGGGAGAGGGAGTCCGTCGCCCTACTTCTCCGAAAGGGCGCCCTTGCGCGCAGCTTCCGGATCCACCGACGGCGCACCCGAAGCCGGCGTACCGGTGTTGGCGATGTCCGCCGTGTCCGCGCCGTTCTCCACCGCAGCCTCGGCCGCGTTCGCGGTTGCGGGCTGGTCCGCACCGGCAGCCGGTGCAGCGCCAGCCGCAGGTGCCGCCGGCAGCGGCAGGTTCGAACCCTGCTGGTTGAGATACAAGATCACGTTCGCGCGATCCTGTGCATTGCCCAGCCCGGCGAACGTCATCTTGGTACCCGGTGCGAATTTGCGCGGCGACGTCAGCCACGCGTTCATCTTGTCGAAGTCCCAGGTTCCCCCGACGCCCGCCAGCGCCGCGGAAAACGCGAACCCGTTCTTGCCCTTGGCGATAGCCTCGCCGATGGTGCCGTACAGGTTCGGCCCGATACCGTTCGCGCCACCCTGGTTGATGGTGTGGCACGCGGCGCACTTTTTGAAGACTTCGGCGCCCTTGGCGGCGTCGGCGGTCGGCAGCAGCGAAGCGATCGGAACCTCGGCAGCGCCGCCCTCCGCGCCCTCGGCCGCGACACCCTCGATCGCATAGCCCATCTTCTCGGGGCGCTCGCCGTGGAAGATCATCCCACCGACGATCGACAGCCCGAGTGCCGCACCACAGCCTGCGAGCACCCAGCCGGCGATCGTATTGGTCCGATTGTCCATCTTGCGCATCCGCCCTGTTCTGTTTGGGACAGCCATAGAAAACGCAGACGCGCACCGCAAGCCGCGCTTGTATGGCGCGCGTCTATGGCGCGCGTGTATGGGGTGGCCGGCACTTCACGCGGCTTGAACAGGCAAGCAGCCCGCCTTAGGCGCTGGAGGCATGGAAAACTTCGCCGCACCCGCCCGCCCGATTGTCGCGAGGATGACCGAGGCCGCCGCCGCCGAGCCGGCGCGCGCCGTCGCGTTCCAGGGCGCACCGGGCGCGAACAGCCATGTCGCTGCGGTCGAGGCGTTCCCGGACGGCCTGCCCCTGCCCTGCTTCGATTTCTCCGATGCGATCGACGCGGTGAAGGACGGCCGCGCCGATTGCGCGATCATTCCAATCGAGAATTCGCTGCATGGCCGCGTCGCGGACATTCATTTCCTTCTGCCCGAATCGGGGCTGGTGATCACCGGCGAACATTTCCTGCCGATCCGCCATGCGCTGATGGGGCCGGGTCCCCGCGACGGTATCCGTCAGGCGATGAGCCACCCGCAGGCACTCGGCCAATGCCGCCATTGGCTGAAGGCGCACGGGATCGAACCGGTGAGCTATCCCGACACCGCAGGGGCTGCGGCGGTGGTGGCGGAGTTGGGCGACCCGGCGATCGCCGCGCTCGCGCCGCCTGCCGCGGCCGGGCTCTATGGGCTGGACCTGCTCGCGACGGATATCGCCGACGCGGACCATAATACGACGCGGTTCGTGGTGCTGGCACGCGGCAGCAAGCCGCCCGCGGCGCAGGAACCGGTCGGGGCCGAGTGGATGACGACGCTGATCTTCGAAGTGCGGAATGTGCCGGCCGCGCTCTACAAGGCGGTAGGCGGCTTCGCGACCAACGGCGTGAACATCACCAAGCTGGAAAGCTACCAACGCAACGGCAGCTTCTCCGCGACGGAATTCTACGCGGACGTGGTCGGAAAGCCGGGCGACGCGAATCTCGACCATGCGCTGGAGGAACTAGGCTTCCATTCCAAATGGCTGCGGGTGCTGGGCACCTACAGCCAAGCGCGCCCGCGGGGCTGACCTTCTTTCTCCCCTCCCTGGAAGGGAGGGGTTGGGGGTGGGTCGGGTTCCGCACATCCCGACCGTTGGGGCTAAAGCTGGCCGACCCACCCCCTGCCCCTCCCTTTCAGGGAGGGGAGCAGGTCAGTTCGCCGCGGGCAACCTCAGCCGCACCAGCAACCCGCCCAGGTCCTCGCTCTCCTCAAGCGCTACCGTCCCCTCATAAATCTCCGCCACGTCACGCACGATCGCGAGCCCCAGCCCGGTCCCCGGCTTCCCCGTATCCAACCGCACGCCGCGATCGAAGATACGCACCCGCTCCTCCTCCGGAATCCCCACGCCGTCGTCCTCGACCAGGAACTCCACGAAGCCCGACTGCGCGCCGACCGTCACGAACACGCTGCCGCCACCATATTTCGCCGCGTTCTCGATCAAATTACCGAGCATCTCATCGAGATCCTGCCGCTCGACATGGACCTGCAACCCGCGCGGCCCGGTCACGTCGATCCGGACATGCCGGTACAGCCGCCCGACCGCCCGCTCGACCGATTCGAGGCTCGGCCAAACGTCAGCGCGACTGTGCGCAGACCCACGCCGCCCGACCGCCCGCGCCCGCGCTAGGTGGTGATCCACCTGCCGCCGCATCGTCCGCGCCTCGCGGATCACCGTGTCGGCGAGATCGTCCGACTGCGCCGTCGCGGCGTTCATGATGACCGTCAGCGGCGTCTTGAGCGCATGCGCGAGGTTCCCTGCATGACGCCGCGCTTCCTCGGCCTGACGCTCGTTATGCTCGATCAGCGCGTTCAGTTCCTCGACCATCGGCGCGACCTCGACCGGCATCGCGCTCGACACGCGGTTCGACTGGCCGGCGCGCATCCGGGCGATCTCCTCGCGGACCCGCCGCAACGGCCAGAGCCCGTAGAAAGTTTGGAGCGCCGCCATCACGATCAACCCCAGCGCGAGCAGCGCGAAGCTGCGCACCAGCGTGCGGCGCAACGTCGTGATCTGCGCGTCGAGGCCGTCGCGGCTCTGCGCGACCTGGAAGCGCCAATGCACCTTCGATCCGGGGATGACCGCGTCACGCTCGACGACGCGCAGCTTCTCGTCCGGAAACTGCGTGCTGTCATAGAAATGCGCGTTGCGGTCGTCATGCGGGCCGCCGAACGCGAGCCGGCGATCCCATAGCGAGCGCGACGGGAAATCCTCCCGCCCCTTGCCCGACACCTGCCAATACAGCCCCGAATACGGCTCGACGAAGCGTTGGTCGGCGGCGGCCTCGCGTGAGAAGATCACCTCGCCATCGGGACCGATCTCGGACGAATTGAGCAGCGACCGCAGCACATATTCGAGCTGGTCGTCGAAATTCCGCGTCACCGCCGCCGACAGCACCCGGTCCAGCGCGAACCCGCCACCGCTGAGCAGCACGACGATCCACACCGCCGCGATCAGGATCATCCGCCGCGACAGCGAACCCTTCACTGCGGCGGGCACGCGAAGTGGCGCCTCCGCGTTGAGGGGAGCAAGGGTCGGCGCGCTGTCCATGACCGGACCGATCAGGCGTCCGGATCTTCGAGGCTATAGCCGAGGCCGCGGATCGTCGTGATCACGTCCTGGCCGAGCTTCTTGCGGATGCGCGTCACGAACACCTCGATCGTGTTCGAATCGCGATCGAAATCCTGGTCGTAGATATGCTCGATCAACTCGGTGCGGCTGACGACCTTGCCCTTGTGATGCAGCAGGTAGCTCAGCAGCTTGTATTCCTGAGCGGTCAGCTTCACCGGCTCGCCGGCGCGCGTGACCTTGCCGCTGCGCGTATCCAGGCGGATGTCGCCCGCGGTCAGCTCGGACGAGGCGTTGCCCGATGCACGACGGATCAGCGCACGCAGACGCGCGATCAGCTCCTCGCTTTGGAACGGCTTGGCGACATAATCGTCCGCGCCTGCATCGAGTCCGGCCACCTTGTCGGACCAGCTGTCGCGTGCGGTCAGCACCAGCACGGGCATCGTCTTGCCCTCCTTGCGCCAGCGATCGAGCACCGTCAGCCCGTCGATCTCCGGCAGGCCGAGATCGAGCACGACCGCGTCGTAATTCTCGGTCGAGCCGAGGAAATGCCCCTCCTCGCCATCGACCGCGAGATCGATCGCATAGCCGGCCCCTTCCAGGGTATTCTTCAATTGCTGGCCGAGATTCGGCTCGTCCTCGACGATCAGAACGCGCATGATAATCCTCTCGATTGGGGTTTTCAGCGACCCGTGCGGCCGACGATCTGGCCGTTGCGGCCATCGACGTCGACCCAGATGACGGTTCCATCGCGCAGGAATTTCAGCGTGTAAATGGCGCTGCCCGAATCATAGTCCGACCCGAGATACTGGGCGCCCCGCATCGTCGGGATCACGCGCGACTCGATCTCCCGCAACGACGGCGCTCCGGTCTTGCGCGCCTGCAACGCCGACATCTGGTCGCTGCGGCGTTGATCCCCGCCCGCCAGCATCGGCGCGGCGCCCATCAGGAACGGCGCAGCAGCCAGGGTCGCCGCCAAGGTCGCAGGGAAAAGCAACATCTTCATGGCCGTGGCATAGCCGCCACGCGTTGAACAGCCTGTGAATGG from Sphingomonas faeni encodes:
- a CDS encoding extensin family protein, which gives rise to MYRVFCSLIVTLLLAACGRADRPTAPTKARPNLSVPSNRETAQCLADLRQLHVSFQLLPDRETGPGCGLAGTVKLVDIGVPVANLTAVRCGAARALIGWTRNAVAPAAYQMLGSELARIDSMGSYSCRNVVGSARNASRRSGHAIANAIDVGGFVLKDGRRITMLNDWNSSDPQVRQFLQTVRASACKRFGTVLSPDYNAAHRNHLHLEDDRAGFCR
- a CDS encoding prephenate dehydratase encodes the protein MENFAAPARPIVARMTEAAAAEPARAVAFQGAPGANSHVAAVEAFPDGLPLPCFDFSDAIDAVKDGRADCAIIPIENSLHGRVADIHFLLPESGLVITGEHFLPIRHALMGPGPRDGIRQAMSHPQALGQCRHWLKAHGIEPVSYPDTAGAAAVVAELGDPAIAALAPPAAAGLYGLDLLATDIADADHNTTRFVVLARGSKPPAAQEPVGAEWMTTLIFEVRNVPAALYKAVGGFATNGVNITKLESYQRNGSFSATEFYADVVGKPGDANLDHALEELGFHSKWLRVLGTYSQARPRG
- the serA gene encoding phosphoglycerate dehydrogenase, with the protein product MPKVLISDKMDPRAAQIFRERGVEVDEITGKTPAELIAIIGEYDGLAIRSSTKVTKEILEHATNLKVVGRAGIGVDNVDIPAASAKGVVVMNTPFGNSITTAEHAIALMFALARQLPEADASTQAGKWEKNRFMGVELTSKTLGLIGAGNIGSIVADRARGLKMKVVAFDPFLTPERAIEIGVEKVTLDDLLARADFITLHTPLTDQTRNILSAEALAKTKKGVRIINCARGGLIDEVALKAALDSGQVGGAALDVFVEEPAKASPLFNTPNFVSTPHLGASTTEAQVNVAIQVAEQMADFLMSGGVTNALNMPSLSAEEAPKLKPYMALAEKLGSLVGQLTTGAVSRISVHTEGAAAELNAKPIVSAVLAGYLQTQTATVNMVNAPVLARERGLEVREVRTEREADYHTLLRVSVKTEDGERSVAGTLFGDSAPRLVELLGIKIEADLAGPMLYVVNEDAPGFIGRLGTALGEAGVNIGTFHLGRRSAGGEAVLLLSVDEAVTPDLLTKVRALPGVKTAMGLNF
- a CDS encoding c-type cytochrome, which codes for MDNRTNTIAGWVLAGCGAALGLSIVGGMIFHGERPEKMGYAIEGVAAEGAEGGAAEVPIASLLPTADAAKGAEVFKKCAACHTINQGGANGIGPNLYGTIGEAIAKGKNGFAFSAALAGVGGTWDFDKMNAWLTSPRKFAPGTKMTFAGLGNAQDRANVILYLNQQGSNLPLPAAPAAGAAPAAGADQPATANAAEAAVENGADTADIANTGTPASGAPSVDPEAARKGALSEK
- a CDS encoding adenylosuccinate synthase, which gives rise to MANVAVIGAQWGDEGKGKIVDWLAERADMVVRFQGGHNAGHTLVVGENVYKLSLLPSGIVRGTPSFIGNGVVLDPWALKDEIARLGAQGVTATPETLRIADTCALILPFHRDLDGLREDASGAGKIGTTRRGIGPAYEDKVGRRAIRVCDLAHLDDLGPQLDRLTAHHDALRAGFGEPPIDRERLIAELREIAGFVLPFAKPVWRDLNAARSAGKRILFEGAQGVLLDVDHGTYPFVTSSNTIAGAAAGGSGLGPSAVGFVLGIAKAYTTRVGSGPFPTELENETGERLGVRGHEFGTVTGRKRRCGWFDAVLVRQAAAVGGITGIALTKIDVLDGFETVSICTGYKLRGETLDYFPAHAADQALVEPIYETMEGWQETTAGARSWADLPAQAIKYIRRIEELIRCPVTLVSTSPQRADTILVRDPFSD
- a CDS encoding endonuclease domain-containing protein, which codes for MKVDDLLLDRAKRMRREPTPGEAKLWRHLRDRQIANTKFTRQFVIGAYIADFAARDAKLIIEVDGDTHVDQARDESRTDWLQRQGYRVIRFSNADIMSGMDGVWCVISAALSAEHAQ
- a CDS encoding ATP phosphoribosyltransferase regulatory subunit; translated protein: MTALLPEGFRDRLPPFADSAAALEARVLEAARLHGYERVDPPLAEFADGLEMRLKAGGLHDAVRFVDPVSQRTLAIRPDITAQVARIAATRMGHHPRPVRLSYAGSVLKLRASQLAPARETRQIGCELIGLDSVAAAQELVAVAVDMIAAADVTGASIDFTLPDLVSTLAAGPLPVAPEQIATLRDRLDAKDAGAVAALAPAYLPLIEAAGPFDQAMDRLRAFDTTGALASRLDGLARIAAALDGRVALTLDPTERHGFEYQSWLGFSLFADGSAREVGRGGTYTVVHENGAEEAATGFSLFADALVERVATVDRRRLFLPFGTPATEGAQMRAQGWVTVAALEAGDTPEAQVCTHLWVAGEPRAL
- a CDS encoding phosphoserine transaminase; the encoded protein is MTDTTYAPATGAPALPATKPARPFFSSGPCAKPPGWSADKLATESLGRSHRSKIGKTRLQYSIDLMRELLKLPDTHRIGIVPGSDTGAYEMAMWTMLGAKPVTALAWESFGEGWVTDAVKQLKIDPTVVRADYGQLPDLNAVDWLNDVLFTWNGTTSGVRVPNADWIPDDREGLSFADATSGVFAYDIDWTKIDVATFSWQKVLGGEGAHGVLILGPRAVERLETYTPAWPLPKVFRLVSKGKLAEGVFKGETINTPSMLAVEDAIFSLEWAKSLGEDGLIKRSDANAAALDKIVAERDWLGHLAIDPATRSKTSVCLTVEGADEALIKAMASALEKAGAAYDVAGYRDAPPGLRIWCGATVDTADIEALGPWLDWAYATAKAG
- a CDS encoding LOG family protein, translated to MTDTRIPTRVFPNASQDAETAKDSVSTPQTQHPHYRLAFQDMDFLLREDLRPVRFQLELLKTELVLDEAKIGSTFVFYGSARIPEPSKAQALLKLATDEKSKKIAERLVEKSKYYDVARELAAKVSVLPRDERGWRQFVVCSGGGPSIMEAANRGADDVGAESIGLNIVLPHEQAPNPYVTPSLSVQFHYFALRKMHFLLHARALAAFPGGFGTFDELFELLTLIQTGKIQPIPVLLFGRQFWERVVNFDALVEEGVVSEKDLGIFRYVETADEAWDAVQSFYRERAEKEAAEG